In a genomic window of Chrysemys picta bellii isolate R12L10 chromosome 1, ASM1138683v2, whole genome shotgun sequence:
- the LOC101944294 gene encoding uncharacterized protein LOC101944294 produces MWGWVRGDATCRERGDLSPLAIPGDRVSNPHLDPAMVASGCSGKLLGIKGRLLPRPLCEIVEGWLGGLLQPRSPGCYPLPATGVEQTKQAKVTAAVQSAATCEGERLPGAEHHHRLQEPSPGGGAGRLFALGSTEEAPAGMEATSQGNSASALSNDKIFVLTYVYLAALSLSLVGSGSVLAVSTLRRRCFHSQLRPLFLLSLADFLAALVLIITAAIQLLPAQRFVLAYEFCPYGLMLAMMFYAISFLMVIVYAYEVNRTIHGWRVTHVTALQERRRCTERAQHCLPYVLAWLLPALTFLGQLLLRGASVRDIAPMSIEPVRPRPANHSRGADSLYCSSCLILIHRSQDVCDKYAGGKDTGLEMKIIFFMYLLLVLSCSTFLYCRVKLWCRRNSEARFLNMENDGFASRNIQSVCKISRCFQLVFLICWTPAFLLSILSFTSIKPTSIFALHVAVALTMSLQGLLHSLVYGWLRQNFRQEALGETLPLRYYPGLKAFYDESFGVEG; encoded by the exons ATGTGGGGATGGGTCCGGGGTGATGCGACATGCAGAGAGAGAGGTGACTTGTCCCCTCTTGCAATCCCTGGGGACCGGGTATCTAATCCCCACCTCGATCCAGCCATGGTGGCTTCAGGGTGCTCTGGGAAGCTGCTGGGCATCAAGGGAAGGCTTCTGCCTCGGCCCCTTTGTGAGATAGTGGAAGGCTGGCTGGGCGGGTTGCTCCAGCCACGCTCTCCAGGCTGCTACCCCCTCCCCGCGACGGGTGTGGAACAAACCAAACAAGCAAAGGTTACAGCCGCAGTTCAGTCAGCAGCAACCTGCGAGGGAGAGAGGCTCCCGGGTGCTGAGCACCACCAccgcctgcaggagcccagcccaggaggaggagctgggcggCTTTTTGCTCTGGGATCAACAGAAGAGGCTCCAGCCGGCATGGAGGCGACAAGTCAAGGGAACAGCGCGTCAGCGCTGTCCAACGACAAG ATCTTTGTGCTGACTTACGTCTACCTGGCAGCCTTATCTCTGAG TCTCGTCGGCAGCGGCTCGGTCCTTGCTGTATCCACCCTCAGGAGGAGATGCTTCCACAGCCAG CTGCGCCCCCTCTTCCTGCTGTCCCTGGCAGACTTCCTGGCTGCCTTGGTGCTGATCATCACGGCTGCCATCCAGCTCCTTCCAGCCCAGCGCTTTGTCCTGGCTTACGAGTTCTGCCCCTACGGCCTGATGCTGGCCATG ATGTTCTACGCGATCTCCTTCCTGATGGTCATTGTCTACGCGTACGAGGTGAACCGCACCATCCATGGCTGGAGAGTGACGCACGTGACGGCTCTGCAG GAGAGGCGCAGGTGCACGGAGAGGGCACAGCACTGCCTGCCCTACGTCCTGGCCTG GCTGCTCCCCGCCCTCACGTTCCTGGGCCAGCTGCTGTTGAGAGGCGCGTCAGTGAGAGACATCGCTCCCATGTCCATCGAACCCGTCCGGCCCCGTCCGGCCAACCACTCCCGAGGGGCCGACAGCCTGTACTGCTCCAG CTGCCTGATCCTCATCCACCGTTCCCAGGACGTCTGCGATAAG TACGCAGGGGGGAAGGACACTGGCCTGGAGATGAAAATCATCTTCTTCATGTacctgctgctggtgctcagCTGCAGCACA TTCCTCTACTGCAGGGTGAAGCTCTGGTGCAGGAGGAACAGTGAGGCGCGGTTTCTGAACATGGAGAATGACGGCTTCGCCAGCAGGAACATCCAGAGCGTGTGCAAAATTTCTCGCTGCTTCCAGCTGGTTTTCCTGATCTGCTGGACACCAG CCTTCCTGCTCAGCATCCTCTCCTTCACCAGCATCAAGCCCACCTCCATCTTTGCACTTCATGTTGCCGTG GCCCTGACCATGTCCCTCCAAGGGCTCCTGCACAGTTTGGTCTACGGCTGGCTGCGGCAGAACTTCcgccaggaggctctgggggagacGCTCCCCTTGAGATACTACCCCGGCCTCAAAGCCTTCTACGACGAATCGTTTGGTGTTGAGGGCTAG